One window of Nostoc sp. C052 genomic DNA carries:
- a CDS encoding sucrose synthase has protein sequence MYELVQAVINGDEKTDANQFLYALSASGKRYFLRNEILQAFADYCDQSQKPAYFYYSSSVGKLIQYTHEIILEEESTWFVIRPKIANQEVWKLTADFSKFEQMTPQALLDVRDRLVNRYQPDILEIDLHPFYENSPRIDDARNIGQGLAFLNRYLCNQLLTDPEYWVEMLFKALHGLQCNGIRLLLSDRIDSGIQLAKQIKPALKLLSERSPHEPYEKFSSDLQELGFEPGWGNTAARVSETLELLDRLIYSPEPGILEAFVARVPAVFRVVLVSVHGWVGQEDVLGRDETLGQVIYVLEQARSLENELSEQIKLAGLDRLGIKPHIIILTRLIPNCEGTFCNLHLEKVQDTENAWILRVPFGEFNPEITNNWISKFEIWPYLEQFAIDAEKELLAQFKVKPNLIVGNYSDGNLVAFLLSRRMKVTQCNIAHSLAKPKYLFSNLYWQDLEEQYHFSVQFTADLISMNAADFIITSSYQEIVGTPDTIGQYESYKWFTMPQLYHVVDGIDLFSPKFNLVPPGVNENIFFPYSQKENRDSHLRKQVHDLLFSREDSQILGHLAHPNKRPIFAVDTVTSINNLTGLAECFGKSQALQEHCNLIILTSKLHPDEAINSQEVEEIQKLHEIINQYHLDGKIRWVGMRIPSTELGEAYRVVADSQGIYIHFARFESFGRSILEAMISGLPTFTTQFGGSSEIIDNQENGFHINPTDLEGTAKKILDFLEKCDTHAEHWQEVSEWMSQRIHHKYNWHLHSNQLLLLNKMFSFWNFVAPENNEARDRYMETLFHLIYKPRVEKILEKHKGG, from the coding sequence ATGTATGAACTAGTTCAAGCTGTCATCAACGGTGATGAAAAAACTGATGCGAATCAGTTTCTTTATGCGTTGAGTGCTTCAGGTAAGCGTTACTTTCTGAGAAATGAGATTTTGCAAGCTTTTGCTGATTACTGCGATCAATCTCAAAAGCCAGCCTATTTTTACTACTCTTCTTCTGTTGGCAAACTGATACAATATACCCACGAAATAATTCTTGAAGAGGAAAGTACTTGGTTTGTAATTCGACCGAAGATTGCTAACCAAGAAGTTTGGAAACTGACAGCCGATTTTAGCAAATTTGAGCAGATGACGCCTCAAGCGCTGTTAGACGTGAGAGATCGCCTAGTCAACCGCTACCAACCCGACATCCTCGAAATCGACCTTCACCCCTTTTATGAGAATTCCCCAAGAATCGATGACGCCAGAAATATCGGTCAAGGTTTAGCCTTCCTCAATCGTTATCTGTGCAATCAATTGTTGACTGACCCTGAATATTGGGTAGAAATGTTATTTAAAGCATTACACGGACTGCAATGTAATGGCATTCGCCTGTTGTTGAGCGATCGCATTGACTCCGGTATTCAGTTAGCCAAACAAATTAAGCCAGCGCTCAAATTGCTGAGTGAGCGATCGCCTCATGAACCTTATGAAAAATTTAGCTCTGATCTCCAAGAACTCGGTTTTGAGCCAGGTTGGGGTAACACTGCGGCGCGAGTCTCCGAAACCTTAGAACTCCTCGACCGACTCATTTACTCCCCAGAACCCGGCATTTTAGAAGCCTTTGTGGCCCGTGTCCCCGCCGTCTTTCGCGTCGTTCTCGTTTCTGTTCACGGCTGGGTGGGACAAGAAGATGTTTTAGGAAGAGATGAAACACTCGGTCAAGTTATCTATGTCCTCGAACAAGCACGCAGTTTAGAAAACGAACTAAGCGAACAAATCAAACTCGCTGGACTCGACCGACTAGGCATTAAACCCCATATTATTATTCTCACCCGACTAATTCCTAACTGTGAAGGGACATTTTGTAACCTGCACTTAGAAAAAGTTCAAGATACTGAAAATGCTTGGATATTGCGCGTTCCTTTTGGTGAATTCAATCCCGAAATTACCAACAATTGGATTTCTAAATTTGAGATTTGGCCTTATTTAGAACAATTTGCCATCGATGCAGAAAAAGAATTACTAGCTCAATTTAAAGTCAAACCTAATCTGATTGTTGGTAACTACAGCGACGGTAACTTAGTAGCCTTTCTCCTCTCTCGCCGGATGAAAGTTACGCAGTGCAACATTGCCCATTCCTTGGCAAAGCCTAAATATCTATTTAGCAATTTATACTGGCAGGATTTAGAAGAGCAATATCACTTCTCGGTACAATTCACCGCCGATTTGATTAGCATGAATGCAGCCGACTTTATCATCACATCGTCCTATCAAGAAATTGTCGGCACACCTGACACCATCGGTCAATACGAATCGTATAAATGGTTTACGATGCCGCAGTTGTATCATGTAGTTGATGGCATTGATTTGTTTAGTCCTAAATTCAACTTAGTGCCGCCGGGGGTAAATGAAAATATTTTCTTTCCCTATAGCCAAAAAGAAAACCGAGATTCTCACCTGCGTAAACAAGTTCACGACTTACTCTTTAGCCGCGAAGACTCCCAAATCTTAGGTCATTTAGCTCACCCCAATAAGCGACCAATCTTTGCCGTTGATACCGTCACTTCAATCAATAATCTCACTGGGTTAGCTGAATGTTTTGGTAAGAGTCAGGCATTGCAAGAGCATTGTAATCTGATTATCTTAACCAGTAAACTGCATCCAGATGAAGCTATCAACTCACAAGAAGTAGAAGAAATTCAAAAACTCCACGAGATTATTAATCAATATCATCTCGATGGTAAAATTCGCTGGGTGGGGATGCGTATTCCTAGCACTGAACTTGGTGAAGCCTACCGAGTAGTTGCAGATTCTCAAGGGATCTATATCCATTTTGCCCGCTTTGAATCCTTCGGACGGAGTATTTTGGAAGCAATGATTTCCGGCTTGCCAACTTTCACTACTCAGTTTGGCGGTTCTTCAGAAATTATCGATAACCAAGAAAACGGATTTCATATTAATCCTACAGACTTAGAAGGAACAGCAAAGAAAATTTTAGACTTCCTTGAGAAATGTGATACTCATGCTGAACACTGGCAAGAAGTTTCAGAATGGATGAGTCAGCGAATTCATCATAAATATAATTGGCATTTACATAGCAATCAATTACTACTGCTGAATAAAATGTTTAGTTTTTGGAACTTTGTTGCTCCAGAAAATAACGAAGCCAGAGATCGGTACATGGAAACCTTATTTCATCTTATTTATAAGCCCAGAGTTGAGAAGATTTTAGAAAAGCATAAGGGGGGGTGA
- a CDS encoding beta-lactamase hydrolase domain-containing protein, which yields MNIVRKINDELAIAGQITLDQLQEIGDEGYRSVVNLRLPDETGLVANEQEKTELLGLYYVNFPTRPEDINHQSTLQIYQTITELPKPILIHCDNSIRSAAIALLYIALKQGMAFEKALQKVINIGLI from the coding sequence ATGAATATTGTTAGAAAAATTAATGATGAGTTAGCGATCGCAGGTCAAATTACACTAGATCAGCTACAAGAAATAGGTGATGAGGGCTATAGGTCTGTAGTCAACCTCCGTTTGCCCGACGAAACAGGCTTGGTGGCTAATGAACAAGAGAAGACTGAGCTTTTGGGATTGTACTACGTTAACTTCCCAACTAGACCTGAAGACATTAATCATCAAAGTACGCTTCAGATATATCAGACCATCACTGAATTACCCAAACCAATACTGATACATTGTGATAATTCAATTCGTTCAGCCGCGATCGCATTGTTGTATATCGCCCTCAAACAAGGTATGGCATTTGAAAAAGCATTGCAAAAAGTTATTAATATAGGCTTAATATAG
- a CDS encoding PAS domain S-box protein, with product MQFNDKLLNLLSLNHVINRSPLTISPDSFVVEAIVLMSQERCSNYAPSNLNVSLDLNPANQPLTSCILVIEGADLLGIFTEKDVLRLIASEIDLSTVTMAEVMVQPVFTLRKSDSQDIFIALSLLNQYRICHLPVLDDRGQLLGVITETTLLHAFDLIKRLGIFEGLQKFLQKPTDEFRRVNQPIEIEQVLKEELRQAYEKLEQRVAERTAELVMSNVLLQQEIIERQRAEVALRQSENLYRQLVESQTDIIIRIDLQGQITFANMAACQTFGWKQDEFLGQSFLQFFHSDDLPLVVESMTVLESSSHLLTDCERRSLTVNGMRWFQWNAIAIHDDKGEVIEIQGVARDITEQKAALHERQLAEAALSESEEKFRTFAENTHATIWIGSADSFHPLYISPAYEKIWGRSSQGLFEQPTSWLDTVHPDDRDRAAQSIEQLLSGSQSISAEYRILRPDGSVRWIWNRGFAVYDDQGKVNYYGGIAEDITERKLAEQKISEQAALLDIATDAILVRDFQSQILFWNQGAERMYGWLSTEVMGKQTHEILYPAGTQHQLEKPLKSVIASGSWQGELHKVTKSGEKIVVESRWTLMRDSEGKPKSILTVDTDITEKKQLEEQFFRTQRLESLGTLAGGIAHDLNNILTPILAAAQLLQGKFFQDEERSGQLMALVEANARRGAALVKQVLSFARGFKGEPTIIQVKYLISEIIEIAKHTFPKSIEFSTVIPEDIWAISGDTTQLHQVLMNLVVNARDALPHGGNIKISAENKFIDEAYTRMNLDTKVGHYVVITVADNGIGIPPEVLDRIFEPFFTTKEVNVGTGLGLSTVLGIIRSHDGFIKVSSNLGRGSKFDLFLPAVEATQAFRIEDVDLLPGKGELILVVDDEAQIREIATIILENHNYKILTASNGIEAIALYAQHKHQINAVLMDIMMPEMDGITAIRTLQKMNKQVQIIACSGLNSMEVFTKSADVNVQAVLLKPYTARELLNSLHHLFRSAE from the coding sequence ATGCAATTCAACGATAAGCTGCTTAACTTACTTAGCTTAAATCATGTTATTAATCGTTCTCCATTAACGATCAGTCCTGATAGTTTTGTAGTCGAAGCTATTGTCTTAATGAGTCAGGAAAGATGTAGTAATTATGCACCTAGTAACTTAAATGTTTCATTAGATTTAAACCCCGCAAATCAACCGTTAACTAGTTGTATCTTGGTTATAGAGGGAGCAGATTTATTAGGTATTTTTACAGAAAAAGATGTCCTGAGATTGATAGCTTCTGAAATAGATTTATCAACGGTGACAATGGCTGAAGTAATGGTACAGCCAGTATTTACCCTGAGAAAATCAGATTCTCAGGATATTTTTATAGCCTTGTCGTTATTGAATCAGTATCGTATTTGCCATTTGCCCGTTTTAGACGATCGCGGGCAATTATTAGGAGTCATCACTGAAACTACCTTGCTACATGCCTTTGACCTGATAAAAAGGCTGGGTATCTTCGAAGGCTTACAGAAATTTTTACAAAAACCCACAGATGAATTCAGGCGGGTTAATCAGCCAATTGAGATAGAGCAAGTCCTGAAAGAAGAACTACGCCAAGCTTACGAAAAGTTAGAACAACGAGTGGCAGAAAGAACAGCAGAACTTGTGATGTCTAACGTTCTATTGCAACAAGAAATTATTGAACGTCAACGTGCAGAAGTTGCATTACGGCAAAGCGAAAACCTCTATCGCCAACTTGTAGAAAGCCAAACTGACATAATTATTCGCATTGATTTGCAAGGGCAGATTACCTTTGCCAATATGGCTGCTTGTCAAACCTTCGGCTGGAAACAAGATGAGTTTCTTGGTCAGTCATTTCTCCAGTTTTTTCACTCAGATGACTTGCCTCTAGTAGTGGAAAGTATGACAGTTTTAGAATCTTCATCCCATCTCTTGACTGATTGTGAGCGACGTTCATTGACAGTTAATGGTATGCGCTGGTTTCAATGGAATGCGATCGCAATTCATGATGACAAAGGAGAGGTTATTGAAATACAAGGGGTAGCCAGAGATATCACCGAACAGAAAGCTGCACTACACGAACGCCAACTTGCCGAAGCAGCATTGTCTGAAAGCGAGGAGAAATTTCGCACTTTTGCCGAAAACACCCACGCCACGATCTGGATTGGTAGCGCAGATTCATTCCATCCTTTGTATATTAGTCCTGCTTATGAGAAGATTTGGGGTCGATCTTCTCAGGGTTTATTTGAACAGCCAACATCTTGGCTAGACACCGTTCATCCAGACGATCGCGATCGCGCCGCCCAATCAATCGAGCAACTGCTGAGTGGTAGTCAATCTATTTCAGCAGAATATCGGATTTTGCGACCTGATGGCTCGGTGCGCTGGATTTGGAATCGGGGTTTTGCTGTCTATGATGACCAAGGAAAAGTTAACTACTATGGTGGCATTGCCGAAGATATCACCGAGCGCAAGTTGGCGGAACAAAAAATCTCTGAGCAAGCTGCTTTACTTGATATTGCCACCGACGCTATATTAGTTCGAGATTTCCAGTCTCAAATCTTATTCTGGAATCAAGGTGCAGAGCGGATGTACGGTTGGCTTTCTACAGAGGTTATGGGAAAACAAACTCACGAGATTTTGTACCCAGCAGGAACTCAGCACCAACTAGAAAAACCACTAAAAAGCGTAATTGCGAGTGGCTCATGGCAAGGTGAGTTACATAAAGTGACAAAATCCGGTGAGAAAATTGTTGTGGAAAGCCGCTGGACATTGATGCGCGATTCTGAGGGAAAACCCAAATCTATTTTGACTGTTGACACTGACATCACCGAAAAGAAACAACTCGAAGAGCAGTTTTTTCGCACCCAGCGCTTGGAAAGCCTTGGTACACTTGCAGGTGGCATTGCCCACGACTTGAACAATATATTGACACCAATTTTGGCAGCGGCTCAATTGTTACAGGGAAAATTTTTTCAAGACGAGGAGCGTTCTGGGCAATTAATGGCACTTGTAGAAGCCAACGCCAGACGGGGAGCAGCTTTAGTGAAGCAAGTCTTGTCCTTTGCGCGGGGATTTAAAGGAGAGCCGACAATTATCCAAGTCAAGTACCTGATTTCAGAAATTATCGAAATTGCTAAACATACATTTCCCAAATCTATTGAATTTTCCACGGTTATACCAGAAGATATTTGGGCGATCTCGGGAGACACCACACAACTACATCAAGTGTTGATGAATTTGGTAGTAAATGCTCGCGATGCTTTGCCTCATGGCGGCAATATCAAAATTTCTGCGGAGAATAAGTTTATTGATGAAGCTTATACCAGAATGAATCTTGATACCAAAGTTGGGCATTATGTTGTAATTACCGTTGCCGATAATGGAATTGGGATACCGCCAGAAGTATTAGATAGAATTTTTGAGCCATTTTTCACCACCAAAGAGGTCAACGTAGGTACTGGACTTGGACTTTCAACAGTGCTGGGCATCATTAGAAGCCACGATGGTTTTATCAAAGTGTCTAGTAATCTTGGTAGAGGCAGCAAATTTGACCTTTTTTTACCAGCAGTAGAAGCAACCCAAGCATTCAGGATAGAAGACGTAGATTTGCTTCCAGGAAAGGGAGAATTGATTTTAGTTGTAGATGATGAAGCCCAAATTCGGGAGATTGCCACAATCATCCTAGAAAACCATAACTATAAAATACTCACTGCTAGCAATGGCATCGAGGCGATCGCACTTTATGCTCAACACAAGCATCAAATCAATGCTGTATTAATGGATATAATGATGCCGGAAATGGATGGAATTACCGCCATTCGCACCTTGCAAAAAATGAACAAGCAGGTTCAAATTATTGCCTGTAGCGGGTTGAACTCAATGGAGGTGTTTACTAAATCTGCTGATGTTAATGTGCAAGCAGTTTTATTAAAACCCTACACCGCTAGAGAATTATTGAACAGTTTACATCACCTGTTCAGGAGTGCTGAGTAA